GATTTTTGTCCAGCAAAGTCACGATCCTAGGGCCCGGTCGAACGGCCGCAGCCCAATTCGCCGGGGAGAGCATGCGCCTTGCCGGCGTCACCCCCTTGGCAGATGGCGTGCGAGCAGGTAATCGACGGACCCTCGCGGAGGACGGAACCAATTTCACTTCGTACGCCACTGGCGCTCCTGCTCGTCTCCCTGGGTGAGATTGCTGCCGTATGGTGGTGGCTGGCCACGCCGATCACGCTCGCGCGCGCACCCATCGATCCCAATGACAAGGTTCAATGCGTGTCCTACGCGCCGTTCCGCGGCGAGCAGACGCCGCTGAACGAATGGACCCACATCGAGGCTGACCAGCTCGAGCAGGATCTGCGCCAGCTCAAAGAGATCACCGACTGTGTCCGCACCTACTCGATCGAGAACGGGCTCGACCAGGTGCCTTCGGTCGCGACCAAGATCGGCGGGCTGAAGGTGATCCAGGGCATCTGGCTCGGCAGCAACCGCGCCAAGAATTTTGCGCAAGTTGCGACCGCGGTCCGCCTCACCAAGGAATTCCCCGATACCATCTCCGCGCTCGTCGTCGGCAACGAGGTGTTGCTGCGCGGGGAGATGACGACGTCGGACCTCACCGCGATCATCCGTTCGGTGAAGGCGCAAGTCACCGTGCCCGTGACCTATGCCGACGTCTGGGAATACTGGCTCAGGAATCGCGAGGTCTATGACGCCGTCGACTTCGTCACGATTCACATCCTGCCCTATTGGGAGGATGTTCCGGTGAAGGCGAAGTTCGCAGCGTCCCATGTCGAGGCGATCCGCGAGCGCATGGCGGTGGCGTTCCCCGGCAAGGAAATCCTGATCGGCGAGACCGGCTGGCCGAGCGAAGGCCGCATGCGCGAGGGCGCGCTGCCGTCACGCACCAACCAGGCGCGCGTCGTCTCGGAAATGCTGGGGCTCGCGAAGGCGCTGAAGTTTCGCGTCAACCTGATCGAGGCCTACGACCAGCCGTGGAAACGGCGGCTCGAAGGCACCGTCGGCGGCTATTGGGGCCTGATCGATTCGGTGCGGCGGCAGCTGAAATATCCGCCGGGCGAGCCGATCAGCAATTTCCCGTTCTGGAAATGGTACATGGGCGCCGGCATGGGCCTCAGCGTGCTGGTGTTCGCGGTGGCGGGCATCACGCTGCGCCGCCGGCCCTGGACGCCGCGCTTCTCGGCCTGGCTCGGCGTCGGCATCTCCGCGACATCGGCGGGCATCCTGCTCGGAATCGCCGCCGACAAGATGTTTTACGAGAGCTACGGCTGGGGCGGCTGGCTGCAATGGGGCATGCTGCTGCTCGCCGGCATCCTCTCGCCAATCCTCTGCGCGCAGGCGATCGTCATCGGCCGCAGCCTGCCGAGCTTCCTCGATCTGCTCGGTCCGCGCGAGGGACGGAAATGGTCAAAGCTCTCCGCCGTGCTGGGCCTGACCCTGGCGGTGACTGCGGCGATCGCGACCGAGACCGCGCTCGGCTTCGTGTTCGACCCGCGCTACCGCGACTTCCCCTATGCCTCGCTGACGATGGCGGTGGTGCCGTTCGCGCTGTTGATGCTGAACCGTCCGCAGATCGGCGTGCGCCCGATCGCGGAATCAGCGTTCGCAGGGCTGCTGGCGCTGTCGGCCGTCTACGTGATCCTGAACGAAGGGCGCGACAACTGGCAGGCGATGTGGACCTGCGCGATCTATCTCTTGTTCGCGCTCACGCTGTGGCGGGCGCGGGCCGAGCAAAGCCAAGGATGAGCAGGCCGATCGCCAGGCCCGACAGCACGATGTTGTAGAGCACGATGCCGAGGCCGGCTGCGACCACGCCAAGGGTCAGCAGCACGATCGAAGGCCGCATCAGGTTCAGCGTCGCGATCACCAGCGCGACGATGCCGAACACTGAATTCTTGAACAGCGACGTCGACACCGACCGCGCCTTGCAGATCATGGTCTGCAAGCCGGCGTCGCATGCGAGCGCCACCTGCGAGAACTCGATCGCGAGATAGCGCACATAGAGCGCCCAGCCGACGGTGACGAAACCGACGACGATGAGAAACTGCACCTGATAGGGCGTGAGGCGAAACGGCTTTTTTGTCATCCGGGCAATATGGTCGGGATGGCGGGAGGGAGCAACAGGGGCGAGGCGCATTTTTACACGATAGGGACCGTCACCAGGTCCGTCACATTTGCTTGCGATTGCCCGAATCCCCCATCCGTAGCGATACGGATTTGCGAGAATTCCAACGTCGCCTAACATCCGGCTTGAAGCGTAGGCGTGATCGCAGATCTCGTCGAAGAACGCGACAGAGGATGCGAGCGAGGTTGGCAATGGTTGAGGCGTTGCAGGTCAATTTTGCGCTTTGGGGCATGATCATTTGCGCGGCAATCAAGATCAGCCAGTTGATGGCCGTTCTTTGAACGGCGCAGTCTCGGGCGAGACGCTCCGGCGTTCAATCGGAAGCCCTGATAGTCCTACCGCCTGAAGAACGACGATATCGTCGAGCTCGCCGATGCCGTCTCCGGCTTGGCCTGAGCGGCCGGCTGTGGCGCAGGCGCAGGCGCCGGCTCCTCGCGCTTTGACGAGCGCTTGGAGGAGTAGCTGCGGCGGTGCTTGTCTGGCTTGGCGGCGGGCGCAGGCGCAGGGGCGGTCTCAGCTTGCGGCACCGAGCCCTGGCTCTTCTCCGAGCTCTTGTCCTGGTTCTTGTCTGAACCCTTGTCCTGTCCTTTGTCTTGGTTTCTGTCTTGGCCTTTCTCTTGGCCCTTGTCCGAGCCGCCGCGCATCGACAGCCGCTGGCCGTCGAACACGGTCGTCTCGCAGTGGCGGTCGTTCTCGGCAAGGCCGGCGCAGAGCTTGGCGGCGGCGGCGGCATTGATCAGCGGGCCGGCACCCAGACGGAGCTGCATCCCGAGGCCGTTATTGCCTTCCTTGATCATGATGATCGGCCGAAGCGCGGCGACCTCCGGATGCGACTTGCTCAGGCCGCGCCAGAGCGCACGCAGGCCGTCGACCGAGTTGGCACCGCCGAGATCGATGGCAAAGCGCGTCTGCTGGACTGCGATGGCGGGCGACTCGGCTTCAGTTGCCTCGGGCGGTTTGGCTGGGGCCGCGGCGACTTCGGTGGGGGCGGGCGCCGCCTCGGGTTTCTGCTCCGGGGCGTCCGGCTGAATCAGTTTCGACGCCGCCGGATCAGGCGGTGCCATGATCGACTTCGACGGCACCAGCGGAAGGATCGGCAGCGCCGACGTCGTCACCGGCGACTGCGGAACGAGCGAAGCGGCGGCCGCAGTCTGCGGCGGCGGGCCCGGCTGATCCTTCGCCGCCTCTTTCGAATTGTCTTTGGACTCCTTGCCGGCAATTGCGCGCGGCTTGTCGACCAGCGAAGCCGCGGTCGAGGCGGCCGGCGCGACATCCGGGGCCGGGGTCGAGGGCTGCGCGGCGGCGACGGGCGTGTCCTGTGGCTTCGACGCAGGGGCCTGCGGCGATGTCGCGCTCTGCTTGGCGATGGCGCCGGTGACGGAATCAAGCCCCTGCTCGAGCACCGTGACGCGCGAATAGAGCCGGTCGCGATCGGTGTTCAGCGTCTCGATGGCGGAGGCGAAGCGACGCGCTTCGAGCTGGCTTTCCTTGGTCAGCACCTGGAGCCGGTCGGACTGGCGGGCGAGATCGGCGGAGGCGACCTGGTCGCGGCGCCAGCCGAACTGGGCCTGGTTGGCCATCACGGCGATCACGACAGCGCCGACGGCGGCCGCGCCCCACGAGCCCAGCCGCCACATCATGCGGCGATCGAACGTGCCTTCTTCAGCCAGGAGTCCGGAGAACAGCCCGCCGGTCTCCCTGTCGCCGAAGGCATCCGCCAGTGGGTCGGAATCCTTTGCCATGAACGATTAGTGCCCAGCCCTGTCTGGCTTCCCCGAATCAATCAAGGAACATTAACAGGAAAACCCACTCGCACTTGAATTCCGGGCGTTTGCGGGGGTAGCAAGGCAGCCAGCTTAGGCGACATCGGCTTGTCGCCCGTCGATGTGATGATCGATTCGGCCGTATTTGACAGGATTGCAATGACCGCCCGCTCAAGCCTCACGATCGTGCTCGCCGCCGGCGAAGGCACGCGCATGCGATCCAGCCTGCCGAAAGTGCTGCATCCCGTAGCTTCCCAGACGCTGCTTGCCCATGTGCTCGGTGCCGCGCCGCGCGGAACCGGCACGGCGCTTGCGGTCGTGATCGGCCCCGATCACCAGGCGGTCGCGGACGAGGCAAAGCGGATCCGCTCCGACGCGCTCGTCTTCGTGCAGGCCGAGCGGCTGGGCACCGCGCATGCGGTGCTGGCGGCGCGGGAGGCGATTGCGCGCGGCGTGGACGATGTCCTGATCGCGTTCGGCGATACGCCGCTGATCTCGGCCGAGACTTTTGCGCGGCTCCGGGCGCCGCTCGCGAAAGGAGCTGCGATTGCCGCACTCGGCTTTCGCGCGGCGGACCCGACCGGCTATGGCCGCTTCATCGTCGAGGGCAACCGCCTGGTCGCGATCCGCGAGCACGCCGACGCCAGCGCGGACGAGCGCAAGATCGATCTGTGCAATGCCGGCGTGATGGCGATCGATGGCCGCCGCGCGTTCGCGATCCTGGACAAAATAGGCAATGCGAATTCCAAGGGCGAATACTACCTGACCGATGCGGTCGGCGTTGTCAGTGACAATGGATGGGAGTCCGTGGTGATCGAAACCAGCGAGGACGAAGTGCGCGGCATCAACACCAAGGCCCAGCTTGCCGAGGCTGAGGGCGTCATGCAGGCACGGCTGCGCAAGACTGCGATGGAGGCCGGCGTCACGCTGATCGCCCCTGAAACGGTCTATCTTGCTGCCGACACCGTGTTCGGCAAGGACGTCACCATCGAGCCGTTCGTGGTGATCGGACCGGGCGTGTCGATCGCCGACGGCACCGTGATCCATTCCTTCTCGCATCTTGTCGAGACCACGCTCGGCAAGAACGTGTCGATCGGTCCCTATGCGCGGCTGCGCCCCGGCACCTCGCTCGGCGACGGCGCGCGCATCGGAAATTTCGTGGAGACCAAGGCCGCGACGCTCGAGGCCGGCGTCAAGGTCAACCATCTCTCCTACATTGGCGACGCCACCGTCGGCGCCAATTCCAACATCGGCGCCGGCACCATCACCTGCAACTACGACGGCTTCAAGAAGCACAAGACGGTGATCGGGCAGGGCGCCTTCGTCGGGACCAACTCGTCGCTGGTCGCGCCGGTGAAGATCGGCAACGGCGCCTATATCGGCTCAGGCTCGGTGATCACGCGCGACGTGCCCGACGATGCGATGGCGCTGGAGCGCAACCAGCAGACCATTCGCGAAGGCGGCGCGGCGCGCTACCGCGAGCTGAAGACCAGCGGCAAGAAGGTCGAGAAGACGCCCGAGAAATGAGCGGCGCTAGTCGTCGTCGGCGACTTCCGAGAACATCGCGCGCGTCAGGCGCCAGCCGCGCGACCTGGCGCGCTTTGCCGGTTCGCCGGCCGCCTGTGTGAGGAGGACAGGTTTGCTTTCCTTGCCTCGGTCCAGGCTGCGCTGGGGCGGCGGCCAATGCGCGAGACGCGTGCCGCTGGTCTCGCTGGCGAGCAGATACGTCGGTGGCAGACCCTTGCGGTCGGACGTGGCTTTCATGGCCTTGATCTCCGAGGGTAGAATCGTTGGCCAAATTTGTTGACAACGAGTTAATCCGCGCGGTTAAAGGCCGGCCACATCGACACAGGCGAAGCTCGACGTCGCCGGATGCTGTCGCAATCCGTCATAATTATTGAGTAACTGGGTCCTTAGGAACTTCGCTAAAAGCCGAGCGCGTCGTTTAGGCGATTTTTCGACGATTTGGGGGATATTGATCCGCATGTGCGGGATTGTCGGCATTCTCGGGCGCGAGCCGGTTGCAGAGCAATTGGTGGATTCGCTCAAACGCCTCGAATATCGCGGCTACGATTCCGCGGGCGTCGCCACGCTCGAAGGCAAGCATCTCGAGCGCCGGCGCGCCGAGGGCAAGCTGAAGAATCTTGAGAAGCGGCTGGAGGCCGAGCCCTTGAAGGGCACGACCGGCATCGGTCACACCCGCTGGGCCACCCACGGCAAGCCGACCGTCAACAATGCCCATCCGCATGCGACCGAGCGCGTCGCTGTCGTCCATAACGGCATCATCGAGAATTTCCGCGAGCTGCGCGAGGAACTCGAAAAGAACGGCACGGTGTTCCACACCGAGACCGACACCGAGATCGTGTTGCACCTGGTCGACGATCTCTTGACGCGCGGCAACAAGCCGGTGGAAGCAGTGAAGCTGACCCTGGCGCGCTTGCGCGGCGCCTTCGCGCTCGGCTTCATCTTCGCCGGCGATGACGATCTGATGATCGGCGCCCGCAACGGTCCGCCGCTGGCGATCGGTTATGGCGACGGCGAGATGTATCTCGGCTCGGACGCGATCGCGCTCGGCCCGTTCACCGACACGATCAGCTATCTCGAGGACGGCGACTGGGTCGTGCTGACCCACAAGAGCGCTGACATCTTCGACAAGGACGGCCAGGCCGTCGCGCGCGACAAGATCAAGCACGCCGCCTCGACCTCGCTGGTCGACAAGGCGAACTACCGCCACTTCATGGCAAAGGAGATCCACGAACAGCCGGAAGTGGTCGGCCACACGCTGGCGCGCTATGTCGACATGGCGACCGAGCGCGTCTCGCTGCCGGTCAAGCTGCCGTTCGACTTCAAGGATATCCAGCGCATCAACATCACGGCTTGCGGCACTGCGAGCTATGCCGGCATCGTTGCAAAATACTGGTTCGAGCGCTTTGCGCGTCTGCCGGTCGAGGTCGATGTCGCATCCGAATTCCGCTACCGCGAAGCGCCGCTGCGCAAGGGCGATCTCGCGATCTTCATCTCGCAATCCGGCGAGACCGCCGACACCCTGGCGGCACTTCGCTACGCCAAGGCCGAGGGCGCGCACACGATCGCGGTCGTCAACGTGCCGACCTCGACCATCGCGCGCGAGAGCGAAACCGTGCTGCAGACGCTGGCCGGCCCCGAGATCGGTGTCGCCTCGACCAAGGCCTTCACCTGCCAGCTCATGGTGCTGGCGAACCTGGCGATTGCGGCCGGCAAGGCTAGAGGCGAATTGTCCGTCGAGGACGAGACCAAGCTCGTCCACGGCCTGGTCGAGATCCCGCGCCTGATGGCGGACGCGCTCACCTCCGAGCCCCAGATCGAAAAGCTCGCGCACAGAATCGCAAAATCCCGTGACGTGCTCTATCTCGGCCGCGGCACCAGCTTCCCGCTGGCGCTCGAAGGCGCGCTGAAGCTGAAAGAAATCTCCTACATCCACGCCGAGGGCTACGCCGCCGGCGAGCTCAAACATGGCCCGATCGCGCTGATCGACGAGACCATGCCGGTCGTCGTCATAGCGCCTTATGATCGGGTGTTCGAGAAAACCGTCTCCAACATGCAGGAGGTCGCCGCCCGTGGCGGCAACATCATCCTGATGACCGACGCCAAGGGCGCGGCGGAGGCGACGGTGGATTCGCTCGTCACCATCGTGATGCCGGACATGGCGGCGGCGTTCACGCCGATGGTCTATTCGATCCCGGTGCAGCTGCTCGCCTATCATACGGCGGTGGTGATGGGGACCGACGTCGACCAGCCGCGCAATCTCGCGAAATCCGTGACAGTGGAATAGGCAAAAGGGACCAGGCCGCGCTCTTCCAAAACCTGCTAGAAGCCCCTAGCTTGACCGAAGCGACCGACCTGGAACCCGAATGACCGCCCGCGACGACGCGCCTGCGCCTCTTGATCCCGCCCCGGAACCGCATACCGGCCTGATCGGCCGTTTCCGCAATTATTTCCTGACCGGGCTGGTCGTCACCGGTCCGATTGCGATCACGCTGTACCTGGTCTGGTGGTTCGTCACCTGGGTCGACGGCGTGGTGCGGCCATTCGTGCCGCTGGCCTATCGGCCGGAAACCTATCTGCCCTATGGCGTTCCCGGCTGGGGACTAATTGTCGCATTCTTCACGCTGACGCTGGTCGGCTTCCTCGCGGCGAACCTGATCGGCCGCACCCTGGTCGATGTCGGCGAGACCTTTCTCGGCCGGATTCCGGCGGTGCGTGCGATCTATCGCGGCCTCAAGCAGGTGTTCGAGACGCTGTTCTCGGGCAAGGGCTCGAGCTTCCGCAAAGTCGGGCTCGTCGAGTTTCCGTCGCCCGGCATGTGGTCGATCGTGCTGATCTCGCAATCGCCGAACGAGGAGGTCGCGCGCAGCCTGCCGGGACAGGAGGAACACGTCTCGGTGTTTCTGCCGTGCTCGCCGAACCCGACCACCGGCTTCTTCTTCTATGTGCCCAAGAGCAAGATCGTCGAGGTCGACCTCAGCGCCGAAGATGCCGCAACGCTGATCATGTCGGCCGGTGTGGTGCAGCCCGGCGCAGCGCCGGATCCGAAGAAGGCAGCCGCGCTCGCCGGCATGGCCAATGCCGCGCGCATTGCCAATGCCTCCGCGCTCCGGCCCGAGCCTGCGAAGGCGGAGTAGCGCTATTCCGCGGCGGGATGGCTGCGGATCGCGCGGGCGTTTGCGTCCTCTGCTAATGTTCCGGTCGAACTGAGTGCCAACGCTCGGAATTCGAACTGGAGTGCCCCCGATGTCCAAGTCGATGTCAAAGTCGATGTCCAAAACCATTGCGATCCTCGCGCCCGGTGCCATGGGCAGCGCGGTGGCCCGCCGCCTGAGCGACAACGGTGCGCGCGTGCTGACGTCGTTGAAGGGACGCAGCGAGGCGACGCTGAAACGGGCGGCGGATGCCGGCATGGTCGGCGCCGAGGACGACGCGATCGCGGACGCCGACATCA
This portion of the Bradyrhizobium diazoefficiens genome encodes:
- a CDS encoding beta-(1-6) glucans synthase — protein: MACEQVIDGPSRRTEPISLRTPLALLLVSLGEIAAVWWWLATPITLARAPIDPNDKVQCVSYAPFRGEQTPLNEWTHIEADQLEQDLRQLKEITDCVRTYSIENGLDQVPSVATKIGGLKVIQGIWLGSNRAKNFAQVATAVRLTKEFPDTISALVVGNEVLLRGEMTTSDLTAIIRSVKAQVTVPVTYADVWEYWLRNREVYDAVDFVTIHILPYWEDVPVKAKFAASHVEAIRERMAVAFPGKEILIGETGWPSEGRMREGALPSRTNQARVVSEMLGLAKALKFRVNLIEAYDQPWKRRLEGTVGGYWGLIDSVRRQLKYPPGEPISNFPFWKWYMGAGMGLSVLVFAVAGITLRRRPWTPRFSAWLGVGISATSAGILLGIAADKMFYESYGWGGWLQWGMLLLAGILSPILCAQAIVIGRSLPSFLDLLGPREGRKWSKLSAVLGLTLAVTAAIATETALGFVFDPRYRDFPYASLTMAVVPFALLMLNRPQIGVRPIAESAFAGLLALSAVYVILNEGRDNWQAMWTCAIYLLFALTLWRARAEQSQG
- the glmU gene encoding bifunctional UDP-N-acetylglucosamine diphosphorylase/glucosamine-1-phosphate N-acetyltransferase GlmU — protein: MTARSSLTIVLAAGEGTRMRSSLPKVLHPVASQTLLAHVLGAAPRGTGTALAVVIGPDHQAVADEAKRIRSDALVFVQAERLGTAHAVLAAREAIARGVDDVLIAFGDTPLISAETFARLRAPLAKGAAIAALGFRAADPTGYGRFIVEGNRLVAIREHADASADERKIDLCNAGVMAIDGRRAFAILDKIGNANSKGEYYLTDAVGVVSDNGWESVVIETSEDEVRGINTKAQLAEAEGVMQARLRKTAMEAGVTLIAPETVYLAADTVFGKDVTIEPFVVIGPGVSIADGTVIHSFSHLVETTLGKNVSIGPYARLRPGTSLGDGARIGNFVETKAATLEAGVKVNHLSYIGDATVGANSNIGAGTITCNYDGFKKHKTVIGQGAFVGTNSSLVAPVKIGNGAYIGSGSVITRDVPDDAMALERNQQTIREGGAARYRELKTSGKKVEKTPEK
- the glmS gene encoding glutamine--fructose-6-phosphate transaminase (isomerizing) — its product is MCGIVGILGREPVAEQLVDSLKRLEYRGYDSAGVATLEGKHLERRRAEGKLKNLEKRLEAEPLKGTTGIGHTRWATHGKPTVNNAHPHATERVAVVHNGIIENFRELREELEKNGTVFHTETDTEIVLHLVDDLLTRGNKPVEAVKLTLARLRGAFALGFIFAGDDDLMIGARNGPPLAIGYGDGEMYLGSDAIALGPFTDTISYLEDGDWVVLTHKSADIFDKDGQAVARDKIKHAASTSLVDKANYRHFMAKEIHEQPEVVGHTLARYVDMATERVSLPVKLPFDFKDIQRINITACGTASYAGIVAKYWFERFARLPVEVDVASEFRYREAPLRKGDLAIFISQSGETADTLAALRYAKAEGAHTIAVVNVPTSTIARESETVLQTLAGPEIGVASTKAFTCQLMVLANLAIAAGKARGELSVEDETKLVHGLVEIPRLMADALTSEPQIEKLAHRIAKSRDVLYLGRGTSFPLALEGALKLKEISYIHAEGYAAGELKHGPIALIDETMPVVVIAPYDRVFEKTVSNMQEVAARGGNIILMTDAKGAAEATVDSLVTIVMPDMAAAFTPMVYSIPVQLLAYHTAVVMGTDVDQPRNLAKSVTVE
- a CDS encoding DUF502 domain-containing protein, whose translation is MTARDDAPAPLDPAPEPHTGLIGRFRNYFLTGLVVTGPIAITLYLVWWFVTWVDGVVRPFVPLAYRPETYLPYGVPGWGLIVAFFTLTLVGFLAANLIGRTLVDVGETFLGRIPAVRAIYRGLKQVFETLFSGKGSSFRKVGLVEFPSPGMWSIVLISQSPNEEVARSLPGQEEHVSVFLPCSPNPTTGFFFYVPKSKIVEVDLSAEDAATLIMSAGVVQPGAAPDPKKAAALAGMANAARIANASALRPEPAKAE